Below is a genomic region from Pirellulales bacterium.
CCGGCGGACAACCTGGCCGAAACCGTCGGCCGCCGCTGGCGACTGGCCCGCAGCGAAACCGACCGCCTGGCCTGGCTGTTGGCTAACCAGCAATCGTTGAATGGCGCCCGGGCCGCGCGCTGGTCGCAGGTGCAACCGTTATTGGTGGCTGACGGCGCGGACGATTTGCTCAAGCTGCACGCCGCGCAGGCAGCCTTGGGTTTCGCCGCGCTGGAAGATGTCGCCTTTTGCCGCGCAAAACTACAGCTTCCTGTCGAACAGTTGATTCCGCCGCCTCTCGTCACCGGCGCTGATTTAATCTCCCTGGGCATTCCCACCGGGCCTGTCTTTGCACAGCTACTGAGCGCCGCCCGTGATGCCCAATTGGACGGACTAATCTCCGATCGCTCCGCGGCTCTGACCTATGTCGAACGATTGTGGCGGGAAAGCATTCCGTAAGGCGAGAAAGTGGCTTTCGGCCCCTAGTCTGGCGTGGGGTGCGGAACTACACTACCACTTCGTTGCGACTGGCAGTTCCTTGTTCCTCATTCGCGCGCCCCTCAACCCTCGTCCCGATCCATGTACTGGTTCAGTTTAACACTTCGTTGGCTTCACCTGGTGGCGGCGATGATTCTCGTTGGCGGGACGATTGTCATGCGGTTCGCCCGCTTTCCTGAGCTTGGTGAGGTGGCAGATGAGCAGCGAAAGGCGCTATACGAGCAATTTCGACGGCGCTGGGCTATGTTGGTGGCGGGCTCGGTCGCATTTTTACTATTCAGCGGGCTGTTCAACTTCGCGTTGTTCATCAGCGAAAGCAAAACGCCCCCCTGGGAAGCGTGGCATGCCACCTACAACTCGCTGTATCAATTTGTCTTCGGGGCGAAATTTGCTCTGGCGATGGTGGTGTTCTTTATTACCAGTGCATTGGCTGGCCGTGGAGAGGCGACTAAAAAATTTAGGCAAGACGCCAGGTGGTGGATGACGGTGAATTTAATTCTGGCGCTGATCGTCGTGGCGCTTTCCGGAGTGCTGCGCTTCACGCACATCGGTCCAACTTTGCCGAAAGCCGTGGCCACGACAACCGCACCAGAAACCGTACCAGCGCCTGTCACGACGCCAACCGGAGGCGCCGGTGGATAAAAAAGCCAAAAAGCGGATCGATGTGTTGCAGCAAAAACTGCAAAAGCTCCGCCAGCAACTGGCCGGCGCTAAGCAGCAGCCCGACGAGCCCGGCGACATTGTTCGCTTGGAGAAGGAAATCGCCGCCGCCGAAGCGGAGCTAAACGCGCTAAAAGCGTCGTGACGAATCGCCCAACGCCCCGTGCAGAGCAATATCTGACAACGCGGCGAGCTGATTCCGGCCTGTTTATTTCTTCACCGTGGCCGGTGCCGTTACGGCGGTTTGCACCGCGGCCGATCCGCCCGTGTGATACACGCCCACCGAAACACGGCCCGTGCCGTCGAATTTACCCACCACGGGTATATCGCCGGGTTGTCCGAGTTGAATTACTTGATCGTCGGCGTCCAGCTTGTGGTTGTTGTTGGTGTCGAGATAGAACGTGCCGTTGCGGTAGACGCCGATTTTTTCGATGCCGTCGCCGGTCCAATCGCCGACCACCGGAATGTCGCCTTCCTGGCCGAACACGCATTCCAAATCTTTTTCGGTCAGCCGGCCGTCGCCGTCCGTATCCAAATACCATTTGCCGTTGCGGAACACGCCGACGTGCCGCAATCCGGTGCCCATCCAATCGCCCACCACGGCCTTTTCCACGGCGCTGCCGTAATGGAATACGTGGTCGATGACGTCGGTCCGCGTTTTGCCGTTTTGCCCGCGCTGCAAATCGCGGCCGCCGCTGGTGGCGTCGTCCTGATCGGGAGGCACGTTCTTCTTGCGCTTGGAGACAATTTGCGTTTTGTTGAGCGGCGAGGGCAATCCGCGATCGACCTTTACGGCGTGCGGATCGCGCGGCCACGCCGGGCCGTATAGACCGATGTCGTCTTTGCCGTCGCCGTTCCAATCGCCGATCACCGGCTGATCGGCGCGCGTGCCCAGCTTGGCCCAAATGTCGCCGGCGTCCCAGCGGCCGTCGCCGTTCAGATCGATGAACCACTGACCGTCGACGTAGAAGCCCAACTCCGATTGGCCGTCGCCCCGGAAATCGCCGACCACGGGTATGCCGTCTTTGAAGCCCATCACCTGGCGCTCGACCGGCTGACCGTTGGCGTCGAGATACGTCAGCACGCCGGAAACCATGTTGGCATCCATCCAACTGGCCGTCTCCACCGAAATGTTGGACAGATCCATCGCCACGCTTTGGCCTTGCGAGCCGCGCGGAAAACCGGCATCGACAATGCTCAAGTGCCAGGTGTAACCCACGGCATCGCCGGCATTCAGGTCGGGATTCTCAAACTGCGGCTGATACGGCGGAATCACTAGCGGAATCAACGGCGACGGTGCCACGGCGGCCGGAGGCGGCGGCTGCGTCGGCGGTTGTTGCGGAGGCGGCGGAGGCGGCGGAATTTTCTTTGTTACGCAGAAGTCGTAATTGATGCCGTTATTTTCGTAATTCAGGCTGATACTGTTCAGCAGCGTGTTGTTGGGATGTCCGCCAACCGTAATGCCGTTGATGGTCCCGACCGTGTCCATATCAGCGCTATAACCGGCCGGCACGTGTTCCTGCACGCTATAAGTGTCAGGCAGCAAATTGCTGAACGTGTAATCCCCCTGGGAATCGGTGAGCGTGGTCGCCACCACTTTTCCCTGACTGTTGATCAAGTCCAACTGCACTCCGGCCAGCGGAATATCGACGCCCGGCTGAAACGAGCAATTGCCGTTGGTGTCTTCCCACACTTTGCCGCTGATGCTGCCGGGCAACACGTCGCAAAAATCGTAATTCGTGGCGTTTACTCCGTCCCCCAGCGAAATTTGCACGATGGCGTCGTTGACGATGCTGCCGCCGGCGCTGCCCACGGTTTCGTCGTTGTGGTAATAGCCGGCCGGCAGAATTTCATCCACGCCGTAAACTTGGCCCGGCTTGAGATTGGTGAACGAGTAATCGCCTTCCTCGTCGGTCGTGGTCGTTTCGATCACATTGCCGTTGGCGTCGAGCAACCGAACGGTGACATCCGAGAGCGGCACGCCGGCGATGCAATCGTCCACGCTGCCGCTAATGCTGCCCGGGCGGATGTCGCAAAAGTCGTAATTCACTGCGCTCACGCCGTCGCCCAGCGGAATGTCGACAAGGGCGTAATTGACGATGCTGCCCCCCGCGCTGCCGACGGTTTCGTCGTTGTGGATGTAACCGGCAGGCAATATTTCAGCCACGGCGTACACTTTGCCCGGCGTCAAATTAGTGAACTCGTAATTTCCCTGCGCGTTAGTGGTGGTCGATTCCAGGACGTTGCCTTGGGTGTCGAGCAATTGCACCGTAACGCCCGACAGGGGCACCCCGGCCAAACAGTCGGCCACGTTGCCGCTGAGGCTGGCGGGACGGATGTCGCAGAAATCGTAATTAATGCCGTTCACGCCGTCGCCCAGCGGCACGTCGACAATGGCGTCGTTGACGATCACGCCGCCGGCGCTGCCCACGGTTTCGTCGTTGTGAACGTAACCGGGCGGCAGAATTTCATCGACGCCGTAAGTTTGCCCGGGCGTCAAATTGGTGAACGAGTAATTCCCTTGATCGTCAGTCGTGGTCGTCTTGATCACATTGCCGTCGGCATTGAGCAACTGAACGGTGACGCCCGACAGCGGCACGCCGGCCAAACAATCGGCCACGCTGCCGCTGAGACTGGCGGGGCGGATGTCGCAGAAATCATAGTTGACGCCGTTCACACCATCGCCCAGCGGAATTTGCGTAATGGTGTCGTTCACGATGATGCCGCCGACGCTGCCCACAGTTTCATCGTTGTGGACGTAGCCCGGGGGCAAAATTTCGTCGACGCCGTAAGTTTGCCCCGGCTTCAAATTGGTGAACGTGTAATTCCCTTGGTCGTCGGTCGTGGTGGTCTTTAGCACGTCGCCATTGGCATCAAGCAGTTGCACCGTGACGCCAGATAGGGGCACGCCGGCCAAGCAGTCGGCCACACTGCCGCTGAGGCTGGCTGGAAGAATATCGCAAAAATCGTATCCCGTGGCGTTGACGCCGTCGCCCAACTGAATCTGCGTGAAGGTGTCGTTGACGATGATGCCGCCGGCGCTGCCCACGGTTTCATCGTTGTGAATGTAGCCGGCGGGCAGAATTTCGTTCACGCCGTAAACTTGGCCCGGCGTCAACCCGGTGAATTCGTAATCGCCGTCTTCATCGGTCGTGGTTGTCTTTAGCACGTTGCCATTGGCGTCGAGCAACTGCACCGTAACGCCCGACAACGGCACGCCTGCCAAGCAGTCGGCGATGCCGCCGCTGAGGCTGGCCGGCAGCAGTTTTCCGAAATCGTACTCGGTGCCCGATTGTCCGCCAAGCGTGGTGATGTTGACGATTTGGTCAATCGGTTCGAAAGTGCCACCGAGCGAGCCCGGCGTCGTTATGC
It encodes:
- a CDS encoding SdrD B-like domain-containing protein, producing MSILQGFSRIGRFIRGDRFWRRDDSHSDVLKIRCCAFEKMEPRQLLSGAPPQIHFGSVFFDASPGTNTSPDTIQITFQGGAPNTQLTQLVIDGSKNQLGLAVGDDVWEAPPGSPSGTSPVTVVSHTGFQVLSVTATNGGSQIVITFSGFVPGDMLVLSATAEEVTAIDPVSGAPTLAPLTKGNDFQSSHLVGTFTAPHFENVTVNTAYVAGYDLLFAQNDDTSGSQLGLPTQDYEPPSTTDQSDQTTGASVLVTQTPLPISVAGTVYSDPNLNNVQDSGEPGIAGVSLTLLEYNGSSYVSTGKTTTTDANGNYIFKFLLPGTYEVVETVPTGYFAVGASAGTVNGSTDAVVLNSTVIDQIAVLGGDNSINNDFALAQAIGLSGYVYHDTNDNGIRESGENGIGGVTIVVTPISTVDGSTASVSIVTDSNGFWSVSGLAPGTYTVYEPQQPPGYLDGITTPGSLGGTFEPIDQIVNITTLGGQSGTEYDFGKLLPASLSGGIADCLAGVPLSGVTVQLLDANGNVLKTTTTDEDGDYEFTGLTPGQVYGVNEILPAGYIHNDETVGSAGGIIVNDTFTQIQLGDGVNATGYDFCDILPASLSGSVADCLAGVPLSGVTVQLLDANGDVLKTTTTDDQGNYTFTNLKPGQTYGVDEILPPGYVHNDETVGSVGGIIVNDTITQIPLGDGVNGVNYDFCDIRPASLSGSVADCLAGVPLSGVTVQLLNADGNVIKTTTTDDQGNYSFTNLTPGQTYGVDEILPPGYVHNDETVGSAGGVIVNDAIVDVPLGDGVNGINYDFCDIRPASLSGNVADCLAGVPLSGVTVQLLDTQGNVLESTTTNAQGNYEFTNLTPGKVYAVAEILPAGYIHNDETVGSAGGSIVNYALVDIPLGDGVSAVNYDFCDIRPGSISGSVDDCIAGVPLSDVTVRLLDANGNVIETTTTDEEGDYSFTNLKPGQVYGVDEILPAGYYHNDETVGSAGGSIVNDAIVQISLGDGVNATNYDFCDVLPGSISGKVWEDTNGNCSFQPGVDIPLAGVQLDLINSQGKVVATTLTDSQGDYTFSNLLPDTYSVQEHVPAGYSADMDTVGTINGITVGGHPNNTLLNSISLNYENNGINYDFCVTKKIPPPPPPPQQPPTQPPPPAAVAPSPLIPLVIPPYQPQFENPDLNAGDAVGYTWHLSIVDAGFPRGSQGQSVAMDLSNISVETASWMDANMVSGVLTYLDANGQPVERQVMGFKDGIPVVGDFRGDGQSELGFYVDGQWFIDLNGDGRWDAGDIWAKLGTRADQPVIGDWNGDGKDDIGLYGPAWPRDPHAVKVDRGLPSPLNKTQIVSKRKKNVPPDQDDATSGGRDLQRGQNGKTRTDVIDHVFHYGSAVEKAVVGDWMGTGLRHVGVFRNGKWYLDTDGDGRLTEKDLECVFGQEGDIPVVGDWTGDGIEKIGVYRNGTFYLDTNNNHKLDADDQVIQLGQPGDIPVVGKFDGTGRVSVGVYHTGGSAAVQTAVTAPATVKK